Genomic segment of Bacteroidota bacterium:
AGCGCCTTCGCCTGCAGGAGCGCTGATAGGAAGTGTACTCATGACTGTAGGATTTTTCGGCATCTTTCGTTTTTACGAAATCATCAGTCACACTTCCATCTACAGTTGGTCGAATAAAATTATTCTCATCTCCGGAGTTCTTTCTGTTTTTGTTGCGACGGTGTACATGCTCCGTGTAAAAAACATCAAACGCATGCTCGCGTACTCGGGCGTGTATCACATGGGATTGGTGGTGATCGGCCTGGCTGCAGGGGGAATAGGCCGTTATGCTGCGATCCTTCATCTTGTTCTTCACTCTTTCACCAAGCCGACTTTATTTTTTCAAACCGGTCAGATCTACCGGATTTATAAAAGCAAAAGCATTTACGACATTGGAAATTATTTCAAATACAATCTCACCGGTGCGCTGGTGTTGTTGTTTGCTTTTTTCATTGTCACCGCAATGCCTCCATCAGGAATGTTCGTAAGTGAATTCCTCGTCTTCCGTTCTTTGTTCGAATCAGGAAACTGGTGGATACTCGCTTTTATCCTGCTTCTTCTTACACTGATCATCTGGTCGTTCGGAAAAAATATTTTAAAAATACTTTTTATTCCTCCGGTTGGTTTTAATGACGAGAAAGTGGAAAAAATTCCTGCCGTTGAATCGTACAGCCATTTTATTTTACTCGCACTCGTGATCTATCTCGGGCTCCATCCCCCGGCGGAATTTGTACAACTTATCAATAGTGCAATCACCCATTTACCACATTGAACATGACAGAAGATACAAGCATTAAAAACAATCAAACCATTGCTCTCGGTGAGATACCTGTGCTCGATTACGCACAATTTTCAGCACACAATATTTCTCTCCTTCAGCAGGAATACAATCATTGTGTAAATTATTTTGCTTTCCCCGAAGGAAATAAACTCAAACTGATTTCCTGCATCGCGAATGACATGGAACATACCATTGCTGTTTTTTCCACCGTTGTACTTTCCGATTCCACATTGCCCTCACTTACAAAACATCATCTTGCTTTTCACTCATTCGAGAGAGAGATCCACGAAAACTATGGCATCAATTACAGCGATCATCCCTGGCTGAAACCGCTGCGTTTTCCATTTGACCGCGCTGATAAAAATTCCCGGATTGATAATTATCCGTTCTATTCGATAGACAGCGAAGAACTGCATGAAGTAGGAGTTGGCCCAATTCACGCCGGAATAATTGAACCCGGGCATTTTCGTTTCACCTGCAATGGAGAACAGATCCTCCACCTGGAAATTCAACTCGGATACCAGCATCGTGGAATTGAAAAATTATTTCTGAAAAAGAAAAAACTCTTGCAACGAACGACCCTTGCAGAAAATATTGCCGGCGATACCGTGGCTGGACACACTACTGCATTTGTAAATCTCCGGGAAAGTTTGTGCGGCTACCGTGCAGAAGAAGATCTTCAATTCGTGCGCACGCTGGCGCTGGAACTGGAACGCATTGCTATCCACACCGGCGACCTGAGCGCGATTTGCACAGACATCGCTTACCAGCTTGGCAGTTCAGTTTTCGGAAGATTGCGAACGCCGGTTATTAATTTTTTACAGTTGTGGTGCGGGAACCGGTTATCGAAAGGACTGATACGTGCGGGAAAAAATAATTTCCCATTCACAAAAGAAAACGGGGAACAACTGAAAAATCTTTTTGAAGAATTTGAGCCCGATTTCAATGAAATGTATCGTGAATTCAAAACATTGCCGAGTGTCTTATCGCGATTGGAAAAGACAGGAATGGTAAGTAATGAGCAGGCCCTTGCTACAGGAACA
This window contains:
- a CDS encoding NADH-quinone oxidoreductase subunit C, which translates into the protein MTEDTSIKNNQTIALGEIPVLDYAQFSAHNISLLQQEYNHCVNYFAFPEGNKLKLISCIANDMEHTIAVFSTVVLSDSTLPSLTKHHLAFHSFEREIHENYGINYSDHPWLKPLRFPFDRADKNSRIDNYPFYSIDSEELHEVGVGPIHAGIIEPGHFRFTCNGEQILHLEIQLGYQHRGIEKLFLKKKKLLQRTTLAENIAGDTVAGHTTAFVNLRESLCGYRAEEDLQFVRTLALELERIAIHTGDLSAICTDIAYQLGSSVFGRLRTPVINFLQLWCGNRLSKGLIRAGKNNFPFTKENGEQLKNLFEEFEPDFNEMYREFKTLPSVLSRLEKTGMVSNEQALATGTVGMSARMSGIVRDIRSTHPHDLYPQLNHDPAIKNHGDVYSRTQIRREEILQSIGYIKEMLKNIPTENKSRQELKSPSPSSFSLSLVEGWRGEICHCAITDEKGELLHYKIKDPSQHNWLALALAVRNNEISDFPICNKSFDLSYCGHDL